In Fusobacterium varium, a genomic segment contains:
- a CDS encoding EamA family transporter: MELKGYIFAILVGIGWGTVGLFFAEMSKYNMGVYDIITARMLFAFIAGIIHIIYTKGIKELKISLGSLKTAALMGIVAQGLVNVFLFLSIEKSGVIVATLLMSLGPVFTLIFSRILYKEKLNKGKINALILTAIGTIILVTNGSIINLEFNFLGVIYGLLSGICFGLYPIISKSISGNNNPNVVMIYSFVIVVIMLLPFLNVGNFITYHKLTANFLVSILFAVVPTLLCHLLFIKSLNYISATKAGIITLLQIPAATMFGIMFLNEQISIWKIIGIILIIIGILLIKMQDKEKN; encoded by the coding sequence ATGGAATTAAAAGGATATATATTTGCTATTTTAGTTGGAATTGGTTGGGGAACTGTTGGACTTTTCTTTGCTGAAATGTCTAAATATAACATGGGAGTCTATGATATTATAACTGCTAGAATGCTTTTTGCATTTATCGCTGGAATTATACATATCATTTACACTAAAGGAATTAAAGAGTTAAAAATCTCTTTAGGCTCTTTAAAAACAGCTGCATTAATGGGAATAGTAGCTCAGGGATTAGTTAATGTTTTTCTATTCCTTTCAATTGAAAAAAGTGGAGTAATTGTTGCTACTCTTCTAATGAGTTTAGGTCCTGTATTCACTTTGATTTTTTCAAGAATTTTATATAAAGAAAAGTTAAATAAAGGAAAGATTAATGCTTTGATTTTAACAGCTATTGGAACTATAATTTTAGTTACAAATGGTTCCATTATTAATTTAGAGTTTAATTTTTTAGGAGTAATATATGGACTTCTTTCTGGAATATGTTTTGGTTTATATCCTATAATCAGTAAATCAATTTCTGGAAATAACAATCCTAATGTAGTAATGATATATAGTTTTGTAATAGTGGTTATTATGCTACTACCATTCTTAAATGTAGGAAATTTCATAACTTATCATAAATTAACTGCAAATTTTCTTGTTAGTATATTATTTGCAGTTGTGCCAACTTTGCTTTGCCACTTACTATTTATAAAATCTTTAAATTATATATCTGCAACAAAAGCAGGAATAATAACTCTTCTTCAAATTCCTGCTGCTACAATGTTTGGAATAATGTTTCTTAATGAGCAAATATCTATTTGGAAAATTATTGGTATTATCTTAATAATAATAGGAATCTTGTTAATAAAAATGCAAGATAAAGAAAAAAATTAA